The Streptomyces laurentii genome contains a region encoding:
- a CDS encoding carbamoyl-phosphate synthase small chain (Carbamoyl-phosphate synthase small chain [Streptomyces fulvissimus DSM40593];~Carbamoyl-phosphate synthase small chain, CPSase domain; smart01097;~Small chain of the glutamine-dependent form of carbamoyl phosphate synthase, CPSase II; cd01744;~carbamoyl phosphate synthase small subunit; Reviewed;~catalytic site [active];~identified by MetaGeneAnnotator; putative;~subunit interface [polypeptide binding]), translating to MGETFGEAVFSTGMTGYQETLTDPSYHRQVVVMTAPHVGNTGVNDEDPESARIWVAGYVVRDPARVSSNWRAQRSLDEELRTQGVVGIQGIDTRALTRHLRERGAMRVGIFSGSALPDEGTLLAEVRQAPEMAGADLSAEVATKEPYVVPAIGEKKFTVAAVDLGIKGMTPHRMAERGIEVHVLPATATAEDVYAVAPDGVFFSNGPGDPATADGPVAVMQEVLRRKTPLFGICFGNQILGRALGFGTYKLKYGHRGINQPVQDRTTGKVEVTAHNHGFAVDAPLDKVSDTPFGRAEVSHVCLNDNVVEGLQLLDQPAFSVQYHPEAAAGPHDAAYLFDRFVTLMEAERA from the coding sequence GTGGGGGAGACCTTCGGCGAGGCCGTGTTCTCCACCGGCATGACCGGCTACCAGGAGACCCTCACCGACCCGTCGTACCACCGGCAGGTCGTCGTCATGACCGCCCCGCACGTCGGCAACACCGGCGTCAACGACGAGGACCCCGAGTCCGCCCGCATCTGGGTGGCCGGCTACGTCGTCCGCGACCCCGCCCGCGTCTCCTCCAACTGGCGCGCCCAGCGCTCCCTCGACGAGGAGCTGCGCACCCAGGGGGTCGTCGGCATCCAGGGCATCGACACCCGCGCCCTCACCCGCCACCTGCGCGAGCGCGGCGCCATGCGCGTCGGCATCTTCTCCGGCAGCGCGCTGCCCGACGAGGGCACCCTGCTCGCCGAGGTGCGCCAGGCGCCCGAGATGGCCGGCGCCGACCTCTCCGCCGAGGTCGCCACCAAGGAGCCGTACGTCGTCCCCGCGATCGGCGAGAAGAAGTTCACCGTCGCCGCCGTCGACCTCGGCATCAAGGGCATGACCCCGCACCGGATGGCCGAGCGCGGCATCGAGGTACACGTGCTGCCCGCCACCGCCACCGCCGAGGACGTCTACGCCGTCGCCCCCGACGGCGTGTTCTTCTCCAACGGCCCGGGCGACCCGGCGACCGCCGACGGCCCCGTCGCCGTCATGCAGGAGGTCCTGCGCCGCAAGACGCCGCTCTTCGGCATCTGCTTCGGCAACCAGATCCTCGGCCGCGCCCTCGGCTTCGGCACGTACAAGCTGAAGTACGGCCACCGGGGCATCAACCAGCCGGTCCAGGACCGCACCACCGGCAAGGTCGAGGTCACCGCCCACAACCACGGCTTCGCCGTCGACGCGCCCCTCGACAAGGTCTCCGACACCCCCTTCGGGCGCGCCGAGGTCTCCCACGTGTGCCTGAACGACAACGTCGTGGAGGGCCTCCAGCTGCTCGACCAGCCGGCCTTCTCCGTCCAGTACCACCCCGAGGCGGCCGCGGGCCCGCACGACGCCGCGTACCTCTTCGACCGCTTCGTGACCCTCATGGAGGCCGAGCGTGCCTAA
- a CDS encoding integral membrane protein (identified by MetaGeneAnnotator; putative;~integral membrane protein [Streptomyces sp. Mg1]): protein MTPHVLQAAAATMAAEPKSAEVTDWAGRLGWVVGLLLFITFVYWLMRQGWKWRGSLQSDLPPLPGIPDHPGEARLTLRGRYHGSTTAGQWLDRIVAHGLGLRSRAELTLTDAGIAVVRPGANDFLIPAAALREARLDKGIAGKVLTEGGLLIVTWEHGGKELDSGFRADRAAEHAAWVEAVNSLSSTHHQNQHASTTEGTAR, encoded by the coding sequence GTGACACCACACGTACTCCAGGCGGCCGCCGCCACCATGGCCGCCGAACCGAAATCGGCCGAGGTCACCGACTGGGCCGGACGGCTCGGCTGGGTCGTCGGACTGCTGCTCTTCATCACCTTCGTCTACTGGCTGATGCGCCAGGGATGGAAGTGGCGCGGCAGCCTCCAGTCCGACCTCCCGCCGCTGCCCGGGATCCCCGACCACCCCGGTGAGGCGCGGCTCACGCTGCGGGGCCGCTACCACGGCTCCACCACCGCCGGACAGTGGCTCGACCGGATCGTCGCCCACGGCCTGGGCCTGCGCAGCCGCGCCGAGCTCACCCTCACGGACGCCGGGATCGCCGTCGTACGCCCCGGGGCGAACGACTTCCTCATCCCGGCCGCCGCCCTGCGCGAGGCCCGCCTCGACAAGGGCATCGCCGGCAAGGTCCTCACCGAGGGCGGCCTGCTGATCGTGACCTGGGAGCACGGCGGCAAGGAACTCGACTCCGGCTTCCGCGCCGACCGCGCGGCCGAGCACGCCGCCTGGGTCGAGGCCGTGAACTCCCTGAGCAGCACCCACCACCAGAACCAGCACGCAAGCACGACGGAAGGCACCGCACGATGA